In Corticium candelabrum chromosome 1, ooCorCand1.1, whole genome shotgun sequence, the genomic stretch aTGATAAACTGCTGAATGACGTGTAAATAACTGTTACATTTACTAGAAATGCAATGAGTGTGTCCATAAGGattattgtatgtatctgCTGGGTTAGCTGTTTAGAGTTAGATCTTCTGTATGTGCTCACTGTGTGCAGTTCaaacatgattaattaattaacacaaacttAGAAAAGCAAAACTCATAACTTAGCTGGAGTGACATTATAACATAAACTGTTGTTGTGCACGGACAGTCAAATGTGTAGTAACACCTGAATATGATAAAAATTAAAGATAATACGCAGAAATTTTACTCAATCAAAAGCATCCGggataaatagataaatatcccggatacAATACTAATATCAAATTTtagaaaatttaaatttgtttgcaGTCTGTATATCGATTATTCAGCCCACTGACATGCTTGCTGTCAGATCATGTATGCTGGGATGGTCTCTGGGCAGTCCTTTGTTCTGTGACTTTGACTGATgatattgattgttagttgcaGCTACACATGGAATTAAtcatacatacactcacataTGGCAAAGAGAGACATGCACGCGCACCATCCAGCCTCCTACTTCAGCTACctcgtactgtacgtactgcaaactatactgaacacaagttctaatttctctctaattcagtcacttttgtgatggaggaacttctgcaatcataatgcgagataCTGATATCCATCCTGTATAGCCATCATACATTGTTGATGTATATCTACAGTTTCCAAagttgaatccaattgtgacttgacctgctggaatgttctcacagtatccctcaatctgtctgtgacggtGAGGATTATCATTAGCTGGTTGACCATACACAACTCCCTCAATAgtcataggtccactgcactcgttaccgttgaatgtaaaataccatcgagaacagcaACCACCACTGGAGCAGTGAACCCTGAGatttcctgcatatgcaacatgtagagctgaaCTGCTGTCACgtttcctaaaattacagttctgttgaaaagaaagcagaaacaagtcacacgTTGATAATTGTAATCACAAATCGAGTTGGAATAACCTGAATCAGACCGCTGTCCTTCTCATCCTGTCTattccacacacactgtttccagttgagtgtcatagcttctcctttctctcctttccttcctgttTCTCCTTTTATCCCTCGTGGACCTTGTGGGCCTTGTGGACCTATCTTTCCAGCATTACCTTTACCACCAacatctccaactaatcctctctctccctttattcctttctctcctttgattccttcttctccttttaTTCCTTGTGCAACAGCATCTCCAATCAATCCGTTCTCACCTTTTATTCctctttctctttcattcCATCTCGTCCGGGTGATCCAGGTATTCCTGGAATAccagcagacacacatgtcTATTCAGTACACAAAGTGAAGTaatatttcaaattttgtgaaatattttaattagaaTTTTCTGAATCTTtaacctgctgatttctcacatctgacacactttgaccaccagaagtagcaatgacttgaatgagcacaagaactgtcacaaaaaatgaaaacatgatgatgaccgatatcctcgatactga encodes the following:
- the LOC134194085 gene encoding collagen triple helix repeat-containing protein 1-like; its protein translation is MCVCWYSRNTWITRTRWNERERGIKGENGLIGDAVAQGIKGEEGIKGEKGIKGERGLVGDVGGKGNAGKIGPQGPQGPRGIKGETGRKGEKGEAMTLNWKQCVWNRQDEKDSGLIQNCNFRKRDSSSALHVAYAGNLRVHCSSGGCCSRWYFTFNGNECSGPMTIEGVVYGQPANDNPHRHRQIEGYCENIPAGQVTIGFNFGNCRYTSTMYDGYTGWISVSRIMIAEVPPSQK